The Myroides phaeus DNA segment ACTAAGGGTTGTATATAGTCACCTTTATTACCTTCTAAATTTGCCATAATTTGTGGTATATAAGAAACATACATTGCCACAGACATTATAGTAGCGATAACTCCCAATACCTTAATGAATTTTGTGTCTTTGCTCTCTGAAGTCATATTGTATATTTTTAGTTAATGAATTGAATAAAAGTATTTTAACACTTGTAAATTATGTAAAAAAAACATTTTATCCAATATAATAACTATACTTTTAAGGTATATGTTTGCTTTATAAGCTTGAATTTTGATTACTTAGCGTTTGGGATAAAAAAAGGCTTGACATCTGTCAAGCCTTTTTTAATACAATTATAGGTAGCTTATTTTGCTATCATTTCTAATTCAAATACTAAGTCTGTATTTGG contains these protein-coding regions:
- a CDS encoding SemiSWEET family transporter; amino-acid sequence: MTSESKDTKFIKVLGVIATIMSVAMYVSYIPQIMANLEGNKGDYIQPLVAAINCSLWVTYGALRKDWPLTAANAPGILFGLFACYTAIF